TGCAATAGAACTTTTGCAGTGGCTAGTTTACCtggaattaaattaaaatattgattacaaacacataatatgaatattatacttaatagtaTGGAAGTTAGTAAGATTTATACCTCCAACTGCAGCTTTGTGTAGTGGGCTGGCCTTGCCACACTTGGTTAGTGCGTCAATGTTGGCTCCATTTTGCAGCAATAGCCGGCATATGTCTGTGTGTCCATTGCGGGCTGCATAGTGCAGTGCTGTGTAACCAGAGTTGTCAGGTGCATTCACAGCTGTCCTTGAATCGCTTGCCTTACTTATTATGGATTCCACTCGATCTATGTCCCCAGTTAATGCTGAAAAAATGTGAATGTCAATTTGGTCTGCTGGGAATGGTACTTGTAACTCAAATTTCAATTTTGGAGGATGTGCATACCTGCATACCATATTCCTCGCTCCCAATCCATTTCAGATAAGGTCTGACACACAGATGGATTTGCTGGTGCCGCCATGCAGTTCGAGTGATCACAACACTTATCAGacatgtttaaaattatagtCAAAGCAACTAAAGCAACAGAATcttatttaacatttaaacTTCACGCTGCAGGGTCCAGGTGATCTCTGTCTCTCCAGTGCTGGATATCACTTTGTAGCCAAGTTGTGCGAGGGAGTTTATAGCATTCAGCACATTACTTTTGATAGTAATTCCATTCACAACTCCAGATCCAGAACCAGGAAACTTTTTTGTCAGAGCTCTTATCTCTTCCTGTCCCAAACCAAAAACAGAGCAATCATTTGCGTGCAAGGATCCTTTTATTGCCACATAGACCATGCCATCTTCCAGTATTGGAAGGCAAGCCAAATTGTTTGAAGAAGGCAAGGTGCTTTTTGTTtccataataaaaattaaattgctGATTGTATGTGAAATAAATTTCAAGTTTGTTTAAACTTCGTCGTCTTTAGCGGGATGGTGGAAGTTCCCCAAGTGCATAGCCTCCTTGCTAAAGTTGGTGATGTTGTCTTGTTCCACAATAATGGATGGCTCGGGTTCAGAGAAGTCCTTCCTCATAGTCCACATGTACTCATTATAGTCCTGCTTCACTGCTGTAGAGCTGGACGCAACCACTTTGTAGCCAAGAACCTGaacaacaataattaacaaaacatTTTGTTAAGTAGGCAATACTTGAAGATgattcatacaaaattaaagtcaataaataaaaacagtatatgaactttatgtaaatataataagcaCAGTTAGATAACATGAAAGTATGGTTTCAAAATAACAATGTAAACAAGACCAAATAAGATTACATGCGATTAGTAACGTACCTCCAATGCGCTCAAGATAACACAAGGATGTTGCAGGTAAACAATAGTCGATTCGTCGCAATACCCGCCACATGCAAACCTCTTCAGCTGTTCTATATCACCCGCTAAAGCAATTAGAGCAATCGATTTAGTACATGTGCGTTAAACTCAGTAAGTGATTACGTAGAAGAAAAGAAGTTCGTTTTATTGCGAGtgttaaaatatattagtACCTTTTAGGCCGGATACCAAAACACGCCAAGGGTTTTTGTGCCCATATGATGCGAGATTACCCCGGATAAGAATATATGGCATTGATTAcagtaaaatgttattttagtgATATGGAATCGTATCGTATCTCGTTTgtacaattaattaaatatgaatataaaaaatttaaaatattaagtttttcTATCACAACACAATAGACaagataaagataaacattagatttaaattatatcGATTAAATTAATCGTTAATTGAATCGAATCGACACAATCTGACAGTTGTTGTTTTAATGGTAGTGATGTAAATTTTTCCGTAAAAATTTAGTTATACTACTCGGCACTAGATGGCGTCGTAATGAATAAAAGACACGCGATCGGGAAATATAAAACATGGAAATATGGAACCTTTTCACGGGAATACGTAAAAATgtgaatatgtatttattggcATTAACGCCATTAACGAATAAGGATTCATAGCATGAGTTGGACTGGCTTTTTCacattgtttctttatttatagtaggtatgcCTATTATTGCCTATTGCCTATCTATGGGAAACAGCTTTTCacaaattatacctacaaatgTCGGCGTCGTGAGCAAATCATGGTAGACATATCTCTGGCTCTATTTAtgatagtaggtaggtatacatattattatatacctacaacgtatattattattagaagaACCGTATATTTCTAAAAATCTTCTAAGCCGGTGGCATCAACTAAAGCAAGTTTACCTACCTGTTTTGACCCTCGCATTCCGTACAATATTGTGGTTTCCTTTGAAAGTGTTAAAAACCTTCAACTTTATGTTGTAGGAGAGCTGCCCGGTTAGTGCTCGCCCCTATACAGTCTTTTAAGGTAGGAAGTATAGGAACTTATGTCTCCCATAAGGTAAAATTAAGAACTACTGCGTAatcttattgcatagtttccGTCTGAAGTATTAAGTTATAATAACTATCTGTGAGCTGAGTTATAGCCATGGAAGTACTTTTGTTCGTAAGTGCTTATTAATTCCATGATTATAGCAGACATTTTAGACGCctttacaacaaaaaatactctGATTTGACAGTAATTTATATTAGATCAGTAGATTATAATTTGGAATTTATCGGTAGAGTCCTATAAAATTAACTAACGTTTAGCGTTCGGAAAAACCACCCTAAGTATTCTTATATTCTTACgtagtacctactaattaggtaggtacgcaGTATTCTTCAGTCATTTAGGGCTAACAGTTaaagaaaaacataatatcCCTCATATTTAACACTTAACAAAGTCTGGCGGACTCTAGCCATAGTTTGTGAATAGTTTGCAGCTAAGTGGCCATTTAGTATTTAGGAACAAAATTTCGTCGAATTGCTTCGCGTTCGATGTCTAtgagtaagttttttttcttaatgcTTATCTGCTATCAGCTTGTGAAGCCTTTATCAGATGTGATGACTTCATGTCGATGGGGAAGAACTGTCCAATGACAACACCTTCACTTTAAATATGCGAGTATCACTTTATGTTGAGCAAGTTAGGATAGGATGCTTCAAGCGTACAACATCTTTTTCTGTATTTAAAAGTTCTATTGCCAGTGGTTTTATGTGCCTTTCTAGGCGGCCTTTAtagatttttttctattaGCCCTGGTTTACCaaaaatgaagaaatccgTAAGTACCTGTAAGTGACAACAGTAAAAGAGGAGATCGAAAATCGCATAAAAAGCTATGAGTATAAGATATAAGCCTTTTCTGAATGGgtagtaggtaactaggtactatTTTGACTTTCGTTAAGAATTACGCCATTTTACAACgaagaatattttaattaagtatttcaaTCGAATGTCGCCCTGAGATGAGGGTATAAACCTTATAAATGAGTTGATAAGACTATTTCATACCACTGCTACCGTCAAATTTATAACAGTAATTTAGTAGCTGAAAGGAAAGATTTTTAAAAGGAGTTTTAGTCTGTCTGTTTACCAGCGTGAAGCGGTCTAGGTGATATGTAGGTAAAAATCTACCAATGAAATTGcgttaataatatgtggggacatcttacacacggccatccgaccccaaactaggcagagcctgttatatgggtatcggacagctgatataacgagtaaaatacatagatagattcatattaaatataaatatcaa
This is a stretch of genomic DNA from Plutella xylostella chromosome 4, ilPluXylo3.1, whole genome shotgun sequence. It encodes these proteins:
- the LOC105391803 gene encoding ankyrin repeat domain-containing protein 39; protein product: MSDKCCDHSNCMAAPANPSVCQTLSEMDWERGIWYAALTGDIDRVESIISKASDSRTAVNAPDNSGYTALHYAARNGHTDICRLLLQNGANIDALTKCGKASPLHKAAVGGKLATAKVLLQYGACIDLKDADGHTALKKATDNKHVAVADLLLQSQKPGTIAE
- the LOC105391802 gene encoding uncharacterized protein LOC105391802, which translates into the protein MPYILIRGNLASYGHKNPWRVLVSGLKAGDIEQLKRFACGGYCDESTIVYLQHPCVILSALEVLGYKVVASSSTAVKQDYNEYMWTMRKDFSEPEPSIIVEQDNITNFSKEAMHLGNFHHPAKDDEV
- the LOC125490378 gene encoding uncharacterized protein LOC125490378 codes for the protein METKSTLPSSNNLACLPILEDGMVYVAIKGSLHANDCSVFGLGQEEIRALTKKFPGSGSGVVNGITIKSNVLNAINSLAQLGYKVISSTGETEITWTLQREV